The Catenulispora sp. GP43 genome includes a region encoding these proteins:
- a CDS encoding ROK family protein has product MVAPSIPGWTGLPMLSGLRTRLDCPVVVDNDVNLAARAEQQAGPAGASLLYVHWGERIGAGIVIDGKPNRGFSSAAGELGFLDLLTPIDARPAAVADGVGPFERLAGAGEIRRLALEACGPALPGRTAGHDLEALFTAAGDGNEAAAAA; this is encoded by the coding sequence GTGGTCGCGCCCAGCATCCCGGGCTGGACCGGGTTGCCGATGCTGTCCGGGCTGCGCACCCGGCTGGACTGTCCGGTGGTGGTCGACAACGACGTCAACCTGGCGGCCCGCGCCGAGCAACAGGCTGGTCCGGCCGGCGCGAGCCTGCTGTACGTGCACTGGGGCGAGCGCATCGGCGCCGGCATCGTCATCGACGGCAAGCCCAACCGGGGCTTCTCCTCGGCGGCCGGCGAACTCGGCTTCCTGGACCTGCTCACCCCGATCGACGCCCGGCCGGCCGCGGTGGCCGACGGCGTGGGCCCGTTCGAGCGGCTGGCCGGGGCCGGCGAGATCCGCAGGCTCGCCCTCGAAGCCTGCGGGCCCGCGCTGCCGGGCCGCACCGCCGGCCACGATCTCGAAGCCCTGTTCACCGCGGCCGGGGACGGAAACGAAGCCGCCGCGGCGGCCTGA
- a CDS encoding TetR/AcrR family transcriptional regulator: protein MSASPTDPPAAPRRGRPRSQASREAILAAAGDIMMEGGLKAATIDAIAARAGVGKATVYKWWDSRGAVALEGFMAKAADSWNLPEDATAPEALRIIALAAVKLFTESSGGPLMQALTADAQAQPDLARALREHWLAPRRAVTAEIIRQGIQRGELRADLDMDVILDLVFGPIYFRLLYGHAELTESFVERLVDSALAGIAPPASDEIPNEPFN from the coding sequence ATGAGCGCAAGCCCGACCGACCCTCCAGCGGCACCACGCCGCGGCCGTCCGCGGAGCCAGGCCAGCCGCGAGGCGATCCTGGCGGCGGCCGGCGACATCATGATGGAGGGCGGACTGAAGGCGGCGACGATCGACGCCATCGCCGCGCGCGCCGGCGTGGGCAAGGCGACGGTCTACAAGTGGTGGGACTCCCGAGGCGCGGTGGCGCTGGAAGGGTTCATGGCCAAGGCCGCCGACTCCTGGAACCTCCCCGAGGACGCGACCGCTCCCGAAGCGCTGCGGATCATCGCGCTGGCAGCGGTCAAGCTGTTCACCGAATCCTCGGGCGGCCCCCTGATGCAGGCTCTGACCGCGGACGCCCAAGCTCAGCCCGACCTGGCGCGAGCGCTGCGCGAACACTGGCTGGCCCCGCGCCGCGCGGTCACGGCCGAGATCATCCGCCAAGGGATCCAGCGTGGCGAACTGCGTGCCGACCTCGACATGGACGTGATCCTGGACCTGGTGTTCGGGCCGATCTACTTCCGGCTGCTCTACGGGCACGCCGAGCTCACCGAGTCTTTCGTGGAGCGGCTCGTCGACAGCGCGCTCGCCGGCATCGCGCCGCCGGCCTCCGACGAGATACCGAACGAACCGTTCAATTAA
- a CDS encoding MFS transporter codes for MSNTIESVSPATASPVTPTGTPRTLRWTVPALAFACGASVANLYYAQPLLGPIGRSLGVGTGTATLIVTMTQIGYALGLMFLTPLGDLMENRRLVTRTLIVTAVVLVLAATAPDIGVFLAASVLVGLTSVVAQILVPLSSHLAPPEIRGKVVGQVTGGLLLGIMLARSASSILATAWGWRSVYVVSSVIMLAVALLLRLRLAERTPEHTASYPSLLASTFRLARHEPLLRRRSFSQAAMFAAFTAFWTAVPYELTERHHMSQSGIALFALVGAAGAASAPVAGRLGDRGHSKVARGAALGLALVAIGLAALGASHVALLALAAVLLDFAVQGHHVLSVRDVYGLSTHARARMNSLYMTGVFVGGAAASAVTGTILSAHGWSGVMGLAACLVAAGMTVWLWETSKRPSRETHRQ; via the coding sequence ATGAGCAACACCATCGAGTCGGTTTCCCCGGCCACCGCCTCCCCCGTCACGCCGACGGGCACGCCTCGGACGTTGCGCTGGACCGTGCCGGCTCTGGCCTTCGCCTGTGGCGCGAGCGTGGCGAACCTGTACTACGCGCAACCGCTGCTCGGCCCGATAGGCCGCTCCCTGGGCGTCGGCACGGGCACCGCGACACTGATCGTGACCATGACCCAGATCGGCTACGCGCTCGGCCTGATGTTCCTGACACCCCTGGGCGACCTGATGGAGAACCGGCGCCTGGTGACGAGGACCCTGATCGTCACGGCGGTCGTCCTCGTCCTGGCGGCCACCGCCCCGGACATCGGGGTGTTCCTGGCCGCGAGCGTGCTGGTCGGCCTGACGTCGGTGGTGGCCCAGATACTGGTGCCGCTGTCCTCGCATCTGGCGCCGCCGGAGATCCGCGGCAAGGTCGTCGGCCAGGTCACCGGCGGACTGCTCCTGGGAATCATGCTGGCCCGGTCGGCATCCAGCATCCTGGCCACCGCCTGGGGCTGGCGGTCCGTCTACGTCGTGTCGTCGGTGATCATGCTGGCCGTCGCGCTCCTGCTGCGGCTGCGTCTGGCCGAGCGCACCCCCGAGCACACCGCGAGCTACCCCTCGCTGCTGGCCTCGACGTTCCGCCTCGCCCGACACGAGCCGCTCCTGCGCCGCCGCTCGTTCTCCCAGGCAGCGATGTTCGCCGCGTTCACCGCCTTCTGGACGGCGGTCCCCTACGAACTCACCGAACGTCACCACATGAGCCAGTCGGGCATCGCGCTCTTCGCCCTCGTGGGCGCCGCCGGAGCCGCCTCCGCCCCGGTCGCCGGCCGTCTCGGCGACCGCGGGCACAGCAAGGTCGCCCGCGGCGCGGCCCTGGGCCTGGCCCTGGTCGCCATCGGACTCGCGGCCCTGGGCGCCTCGCACGTGGCGCTGCTGGCGCTGGCCGCGGTCCTGCTCGACTTCGCCGTCCAAGGGCACCACGTGCTGAGCGTCCGCGACGTCTACGGCCTGAGCACGCATGCCAGGGCACGGATGAACTCGCTGTACATGACCGGCGTGTTCGTCGGCGGCGCGGCCGCCTCGGCCGTGACGGGCACGATCCTCAGCGCGCACGGCTGGTCCGGCGTGATGGGGCTGGCGGCCTGCCTGGTGGCGGCCGGCATGACGGTGTGGCTGTGGGAGACCTCGAAGAGGCCGTCGCGGGAGACCCATCGTCAATGA